A stretch of the Archangium violaceum genome encodes the following:
- the ffh gene encoding signal recognition particle protein, which produces MLETVAKGFRAAKNRLAGKSEITPEMVDESLRDIRVSLLEADVAFDVVKKFVARVREKAVGEVVQTTITDKAGRKHRVSAGDHFVKICHDELEALMGPVDTSLQLKPKDQVSGIMMVGLQGSGKTTTTGKLASKLLKEGRKPLLVAADIYRPAAVDQLKVLGERLKVPVYFEPNVPPPELAKRGYAAAREQKCDVVLIDTAGRLAIDEALMTELEAIKGNVRPDNILLVCDAMIGQDAVRTAAEFDRRLSLDGFILTKLDGDARGGAALSIKEVTGKPIKFLGMGESMDKLEEFRPDGLASRILGFGDIVGLMKDFEGVVDEKKAAEDAQRLLSGNFSMKDFVEQIRMVRRMGPLKDLLDKFPLFGEMTEQLNPDEKELTKIEAMYDSMTEQERLRPHLINDSRVKRIAKGSGRKTEEVRELLQKFGMMQQVMGTIGQNPGLLGRIPGFKQMGQLAQLKNMDLSSVFGKDPKMMEKAMAGMGMGGMPMQLPQIAPGYTPPMGQAAMAKARMMGYAPPSAAGGKTENKDAIKERRKREKENKKKNRKKK; this is translated from the coding sequence ATGCTTGAAACCGTCGCAAAGGGCTTTCGCGCCGCCAAGAACCGCCTCGCAGGCAAGAGTGAAATCACCCCGGAAATGGTGGATGAGTCGCTCCGCGACATCCGCGTCTCCCTGCTCGAGGCCGATGTCGCCTTCGATGTGGTGAAGAAGTTCGTCGCGCGAGTGCGCGAGAAGGCCGTCGGGGAGGTGGTGCAGACGACCATCACCGACAAGGCTGGTCGCAAGCACCGCGTCTCGGCGGGCGACCACTTCGTCAAGATCTGCCACGACGAACTCGAGGCCCTGATGGGTCCGGTGGACACGAGCCTCCAGCTCAAGCCCAAGGACCAGGTCAGCGGCATCATGATGGTGGGCCTGCAGGGCTCGGGCAAGACGACGACCACGGGCAAGCTCGCCAGCAAGCTGCTCAAGGAGGGCCGCAAGCCCCTGCTGGTGGCGGCGGACATCTACCGTCCGGCGGCTGTGGACCAGTTGAAGGTTCTGGGCGAACGGCTGAAGGTGCCGGTGTACTTCGAGCCCAACGTGCCGCCGCCGGAGTTGGCGAAGCGCGGGTACGCTGCGGCGCGCGAGCAGAAGTGCGACGTGGTGCTCATCGACACCGCGGGCCGTCTGGCGATCGACGAGGCGTTGATGACCGAGCTGGAGGCCATCAAGGGCAACGTCCGGCCGGACAACATCCTGCTGGTGTGCGATGCGATGATCGGCCAGGACGCGGTGCGCACGGCGGCCGAGTTCGACCGGCGCCTGAGCCTGGATGGCTTCATCCTCACGAAGCTGGACGGTGACGCGCGAGGTGGCGCGGCGCTCTCCATCAAGGAGGTCACGGGCAAGCCCATCAAGTTCCTGGGTATGGGCGAGTCGATGGACAAGCTCGAGGAGTTCCGCCCGGACGGGTTGGCCAGCCGGATTCTGGGCTTTGGCGACATCGTCGGCCTGATGAAGGACTTCGAGGGCGTCGTCGACGAGAAGAAGGCGGCGGAGGACGCGCAGAGGCTCCTGTCGGGCAACTTCTCGATGAAGGACTTCGTCGAGCAGATCCGCATGGTGCGGCGGATGGGGCCCCTGAAGGATCTGCTCGACAAGTTCCCGCTCTTCGGGGAGATGACCGAGCAGCTCAACCCGGACGAGAAGGAGCTGACGAAGATCGAGGCGATGTACGACTCGATGACGGAGCAGGAGCGCCTGCGTCCGCACCTGATCAACGACAGCCGGGTGAAGCGCATCGCGAAGGGCAGCGGGCGCAAGACGGAGGAAGTGCGCGAGCTGCTGCAGAAGTTCGGGATGATGCAGCAGGTGATGGGGACGATCGGCCAGAACCCGGGCCTGCTGGGGCGTATCCCTGGATTCAAGCAGATGGGCCAGCTGGCGCAGCTGAAGAACATGGACCTGTCGAGTGTCTTCGGGAAGGACCCGAAGATGATGGAGAAGGCCATGGCCGGGATGGGCATGGGCGGCATGCCGATGCAACTGCCGCAGATCGCCCCAGGCTATACGCCGCCGATGGGTCAGGCGGCCATGGCGAAGGCGCGCATGATGGGCTACGCCCCGCCCTCCG
- a CDS encoding transposase codes for MSTSETKKPEQSVLLDVPEGQRPQRQEETKSSARFSSPRPFREWQPDQGQLLPQYAREVLGEGHLACFFVELVKVLDFSPILGAYTKECGQPPYHPVMMTLLLMYAYARGITSSREIERRCETDIAFRYLTRGEQPDHDTVCAFRVRYLEAFRALFVDTLRVARQSGLEKVGHLSVDGTKMKANASKHKAMSYGRELPGLAAQAA; via the coding sequence GTGAGCACCAGCGAAACGAAGAAGCCCGAGCAGAGCGTACTGTTGGATGTGCCCGAGGGGCAGAGGCCGCAGCGGCAGGAGGAGACGAAGAGCTCCGCGCGCTTCAGCTCGCCGCGACCGTTCCGGGAGTGGCAGCCGGACCAGGGACAGTTACTGCCGCAGTACGCGAGGGAGGTGCTGGGGGAGGGACACCTGGCGTGCTTCTTCGTGGAGCTGGTGAAGGTGCTGGATTTCAGCCCGATTCTGGGGGCGTACACCAAGGAGTGCGGGCAGCCGCCCTACCACCCGGTGATGATGACGCTGCTGCTCATGTACGCCTACGCGCGGGGCATTACGAGCAGCCGGGAGATTGAGAGGCGGTGCGAGACGGACATCGCCTTCCGCTACCTGACGAGAGGAGAGCAGCCGGACCACGACACGGTGTGCGCCTTCCGGGTGAGATACCTGGAGGCCTTCCGAGCGCTCTTCGTGGACACGTTGCGGGTGGCCCGCCAGTCGGGGCTCGAGAAGGTGGGGCACCTGTCGGTGGACGGCACGAAGATGAAGGCCAACGCCAGCAAGCACAAGGCCATGAGCTACGGGCGGGAGCTACCTGGCCTGGCCGCTCAGGCCGCGTAG
- a CDS encoding DUF3375 domain-containing protein: MSTPLDRATLQKLREQNPAWRLLAATHAPFIISFLHQAFLASNTRTVSQQALASRLEDHLHEGRSLGGLDLPKRAEAYLDDWAGDSGWLRKFYPMDSDEAHFDLTAAAERAIVWVTRLLERRFVGTQSRLLTVFQLLSSMVEGSEVDPNARLAELQRRRDAIDQEMERLRAGLVDVMAATELRERFQLMASTARELLADFRELEQSFHLLDRDVRQRIATWSGGRGALIADILGERDALSSSDQGTSFRAFWDFLMSPDRQEELTQKLQHVFELEAIRQTAPDPRLRRIHYDWLAAGEATQRTVARLSEQLRRYLDDRVFLENRRILEVIRSIEQQALAFRNSPPSGTVAELDDVAPAVELPLERPLFAPPFVARLTQQLLEAGEEDVASDGLFEQVAVDRARLRTNIQHLLQRQERITLAEVVAQHPLQHGLAELVSYLAVASENRKSVFDEQSSQRIEWNDRRGQTRSATIPLVVFTR; encoded by the coding sequence GTGTCCACCCCTCTCGACCGCGCCACCCTTCAGAAGCTACGCGAGCAGAACCCAGCATGGAGGCTCCTTGCGGCCACCCACGCACCGTTCATCATCAGCTTCCTCCATCAGGCCTTCCTGGCCTCCAACACGCGCACCGTCTCGCAGCAGGCCCTGGCCTCGCGTCTGGAGGACCACCTCCACGAGGGGCGGTCACTTGGGGGCCTGGATCTGCCCAAGAGGGCCGAGGCGTACCTCGACGACTGGGCGGGCGACAGTGGTTGGCTCCGTAAGTTCTATCCGATGGACAGCGATGAGGCGCACTTCGACCTGACGGCCGCGGCGGAGCGCGCCATTGTCTGGGTTACCCGGTTGCTCGAGCGGCGCTTCGTCGGGACGCAGTCGCGGTTGTTGACCGTGTTCCAACTGCTCTCGAGCATGGTGGAGGGCAGTGAGGTGGACCCCAACGCACGCCTCGCGGAGCTCCAGAGGCGGCGAGACGCGATTGACCAGGAGATGGAACGCCTCCGCGCCGGTCTCGTTGACGTGATGGCGGCCACGGAGCTGCGCGAGCGCTTCCAGTTGATGGCCAGCACCGCCCGGGAACTGCTGGCCGACTTCCGCGAGCTCGAGCAGAGCTTCCATCTTCTCGACCGCGACGTGCGTCAGCGCATCGCCACCTGGAGCGGAGGGCGAGGAGCGCTCATCGCCGACATCCTCGGCGAGCGCGATGCCCTCTCCTCATCCGATCAAGGCACGAGCTTCCGTGCGTTCTGGGACTTCCTCATGTCTCCCGACCGGCAGGAGGAGCTCACCCAGAAGCTGCAGCACGTCTTCGAGCTCGAGGCCATCCGCCAGACGGCGCCGGACCCGCGCCTGCGCCGCATCCATTACGACTGGCTCGCGGCGGGTGAAGCCACCCAGCGCACCGTCGCCCGGCTGTCCGAGCAGCTCCGGCGCTACCTTGATGACCGGGTGTTCCTCGAGAATCGGCGCATCCTCGAGGTCATCCGGAGCATCGAGCAGCAAGCGCTCGCGTTTCGCAACTCCCCACCCAGCGGCACCGTCGCGGAGCTCGATGATGTCGCGCCCGCTGTCGAGCTGCCCCTGGAACGTCCCCTCTTCGCGCCTCCCTTCGTGGCCCGCCTCACCCAGCAGCTGCTCGAGGCCGGTGAAGAGGATGTCGCCTCTGACGGCCTCTTCGAGCAGGTGGCGGTCGACCGCGCCCGCCTGCGCACGAACATCCAGCACCTCCTCCAGCGGCAGGAACGCATCACCCTGGCCGAGGTCGTTGCCCAACACCCTCTGCAGCATGGGCTCGCGGAGCTCGTCAGCTACCTCGCCGTCGCCTCGGAGAACCGGAAATCGGTCTTCGACGAGCAGTCGTCCCAGCGCATCGAGTGGAACGACCGCCGTGGCCAGACGCGCTCCGCCACCATCCCTCTTGTTGTCTTCACCCGATGA
- a CDS encoding DUF4194 domain-containing protein, producing the protein MKQPTTAGDALSPLVISLMKGVMWREDNERHWQQLLSLQARVRDHVAVLGLRLELDEAEGYALLRQRPLEEGDELPRLIPRRPLSYPVSLLLVLLRKKLAEADGGGADRRVVLRREDLVEMLRHFLPDTTNEARLVDQVGSHINKVKDLGFLRPLGGREDEYEVVRLLNTFVDAQKLEELLASYRAHAETLGKEVPE; encoded by the coding sequence ATGAAGCAACCGACCACGGCAGGTGATGCCCTCTCGCCCCTCGTCATCTCGCTGATGAAAGGGGTGATGTGGCGCGAGGACAACGAGCGACACTGGCAGCAGCTGCTCTCTCTCCAGGCGCGCGTGCGCGACCATGTGGCGGTCCTGGGCCTGCGGCTCGAGCTCGATGAGGCCGAGGGCTATGCACTCCTGCGCCAGCGTCCCCTGGAAGAGGGGGATGAACTGCCGCGGCTGATTCCACGCCGACCGCTCAGCTACCCGGTGAGCCTGCTGTTGGTTCTGCTTCGGAAGAAGCTCGCCGAGGCGGATGGGGGCGGAGCAGACCGCCGCGTCGTTCTTCGCCGGGAGGACCTCGTCGAGATGCTCCGCCACTTCCTGCCGGACACCACCAATGAGGCACGACTCGTCGACCAGGTGGGCAGCCACATCAACAAGGTGAAGGACCTCGGGTTTCTCCGTCCCCTCGGGGGGCGGGAGGACGAATACGAGGTGGTGCGGTTGTTGAACACCTTCGTCGACGCGCAGAAGCTCGAGGAGTTGCTGGCGAGCTACCGCGCCCACGCCGAGACCTTGGGGAAGGAGGTTCCCGAGTGA
- a CDS encoding ATP-binding protein yields the protein MSTRNPTQVDLLDRAAPDERAGFRLQRLELFNWGTFDGKVWHFEAGGETSLLTGDIGSGKSTVVDAVTTLLVAPQKISYNKAAGAEARERTVRSYVFGHYKAERSETGAGARPVALRDANSYSVLLAHFFNEGYQQHVTLAQVFWMREQEGQPSRLCIVADQKLSITEHFSGFSNISELRTRLRRITKDIHDTFPPYQAAFRKRFGIQNDQALELFHQTVSMKSVGNLTDFVRQHMLQPFPVEERIQRLVSHVDDLTRAHEAVLRAKDQLRRLTPLVEDCDQYDALTAKVQEDRACRDALKAWFASQLTELLSQAISEAKARLEQAALEVSQRQTQEQELQGLRDGLNQDIARNGGERLERLRSDIARHTREKGDRERRAESYDRAAANAGLPAATDGQGFLANARAVLALQPRLEQEVATLRQQTIDGSVHFKELAARQQVLAAEVDALRERKSNIPADFLRMRTRLCEALSVDEEALPFAGELMQVHPDERAWEGAIERVLRGFGTSLLVPEEHYPQVSRWVDQTHLGMRLVYHRVKDAKQSKTPASGPDSLVRKLEFKHESPLSEWVESEVTRHFNPVCCNTLEEFRRERDALTRNGQLKGGFKHTKDDRSRVDDRTRYVLGWANHEKLAALERERKEVERQAQAAADTISKAKTEESRLQKRLDALKTVAEHKSFEDLDWRQSVVELQRLDTEQKALEKSSDVLRTLKRRLERLEKELKECSEARDKASTLHTRVEEGKLRLEKQLSAQRSLIEATSDKERSLFGRLRELHAESGPTEVLTVDNAADAESQLRNWLQQRIDADDQRGRRLGQKIVSAMVDYRNVYPLETRETAATLEAADEFRKMLTTLRNDDLPRFERRFKELLNENTIREVANFQSQLRREREEITERIETINRSLRNIEFNPGRFIRLEAANATDVEVRDFQQDLRACTEGTLTGSGDETYSENKFLQVKKIIERFQGREGSSDLDLKWTRKVTDVRNWFTFSASERWIEDDREHEHYTDSGGKSGGQKEKLAYTVLAASLAYQFGLEWGESRSRSFRFVVIDEAFGRGSDDSAAYGLELFQKLNLQLLVVTPLQKIHVIEPYVANVGFVSNTDGQSSKLRNLTIEQFREEKARRSA from the coding sequence GTGAGCACCAGGAACCCAACGCAGGTGGATCTGCTCGACCGGGCCGCACCGGATGAGCGCGCTGGATTCAGACTCCAGCGGCTCGAGCTTTTCAACTGGGGCACTTTCGACGGCAAGGTCTGGCACTTCGAGGCGGGTGGTGAGACGTCGCTGCTGACCGGCGATATCGGCTCGGGAAAGTCCACCGTGGTCGACGCGGTGACGACTCTTCTCGTCGCCCCACAGAAGATTTCGTACAACAAGGCGGCCGGAGCCGAAGCGCGCGAGCGCACGGTGCGCTCGTACGTGTTCGGTCACTACAAGGCCGAGCGCAGCGAGACGGGCGCCGGAGCCAGACCCGTGGCTCTTCGCGATGCGAACAGCTACTCGGTGTTGCTCGCGCATTTCTTCAATGAGGGCTATCAGCAGCATGTCACGCTCGCCCAGGTGTTCTGGATGCGCGAGCAGGAGGGCCAGCCGTCACGCCTGTGCATCGTGGCGGACCAGAAGCTCTCCATCACGGAGCACTTCTCGGGCTTCAGCAATATCTCCGAGTTGCGGACCCGACTGCGGCGCATCACCAAGGACATCCACGATACGTTTCCCCCGTATCAGGCCGCCTTCCGCAAGCGCTTCGGCATCCAGAACGACCAGGCGCTGGAACTGTTCCACCAGACGGTTTCGATGAAGTCGGTCGGCAACCTCACCGATTTCGTCCGTCAGCACATGCTCCAGCCCTTCCCCGTCGAGGAGCGAATCCAGCGCCTCGTCAGCCATGTGGACGACCTCACGCGGGCGCACGAGGCCGTGCTCAGGGCGAAGGACCAGCTGCGTCGGCTGACTCCTCTCGTCGAGGACTGTGACCAGTACGATGCCCTCACTGCCAAGGTGCAGGAGGATCGCGCCTGTCGCGACGCGCTGAAGGCGTGGTTCGCGTCTCAGCTGACCGAGCTCCTCTCACAAGCCATCTCCGAGGCCAAGGCCCGGCTGGAGCAAGCCGCGCTCGAGGTGAGCCAGAGGCAGACGCAGGAGCAGGAACTTCAAGGGCTGCGGGATGGGCTCAATCAGGACATCGCTCGCAACGGCGGCGAGCGCCTGGAGCGTCTGCGCTCCGACATCGCGAGGCACACCCGTGAGAAGGGCGACCGGGAGCGTCGCGCAGAGAGTTACGATCGCGCCGCCGCCAACGCCGGCCTTCCAGCGGCCACCGATGGGCAGGGCTTCCTCGCCAATGCGCGTGCGGTCCTGGCGCTTCAGCCAAGGCTCGAGCAGGAGGTCGCGACCCTGCGGCAGCAGACAATCGACGGCAGTGTTCACTTCAAGGAACTCGCCGCGCGCCAGCAGGTTCTGGCAGCCGAAGTCGACGCCCTCCGCGAGCGCAAGTCGAACATTCCCGCGGATTTCCTACGGATGCGGACGCGGCTGTGCGAGGCGCTCTCCGTGGACGAGGAGGCCCTCCCCTTCGCGGGAGAGCTGATGCAGGTGCACCCCGACGAGCGCGCCTGGGAGGGCGCCATCGAGCGCGTCCTGCGTGGCTTCGGCACCTCGCTGCTGGTCCCCGAGGAGCACTACCCCCAGGTCTCCAGGTGGGTCGACCAGACCCACCTGGGAATGCGCCTCGTCTACCACCGGGTGAAGGACGCGAAGCAGTCGAAGACCCCAGCGAGCGGCCCGGACTCATTGGTCCGGAAGCTGGAGTTCAAGCACGAGTCCCCTCTCTCCGAGTGGGTCGAGAGCGAAGTCACCCGTCACTTCAACCCGGTGTGCTGCAACACCCTCGAGGAGTTCCGTCGCGAGAGGGACGCGCTGACCCGAAACGGTCAGCTCAAGGGCGGTTTCAAGCACACCAAGGACGACCGGAGCCGCGTCGATGATCGGACCCGTTACGTCCTGGGTTGGGCGAACCACGAGAAATTGGCGGCCCTCGAGCGAGAGCGGAAGGAGGTGGAGCGGCAGGCCCAGGCAGCAGCGGATACCATCAGCAAGGCGAAGACCGAGGAGAGCCGCCTCCAGAAGCGGCTCGATGCGCTGAAGACCGTGGCGGAGCACAAGAGCTTCGAGGATCTCGACTGGCGTCAGAGCGTCGTGGAGTTGCAGAGGCTCGATACCGAGCAGAAGGCCCTCGAGAAGAGCTCGGATGTCCTCCGCACACTGAAGAGGCGGCTCGAGCGCTTGGAGAAGGAGCTGAAGGAGTGCAGCGAGGCGCGCGACAAGGCCTCGACACTTCATACACGGGTGGAGGAGGGAAAGCTCCGGCTGGAAAAGCAGCTCTCGGCCCAGCGTTCTCTCATCGAGGCCACCTCGGACAAGGAGCGCTCGCTCTTCGGCCGCCTGCGGGAACTGCATGCCGAGTCCGGGCCGACCGAGGTGCTGACCGTGGACAATGCGGCCGATGCGGAGAGCCAACTTCGGAACTGGCTCCAGCAACGCATCGATGCCGATGATCAGCGAGGGCGCCGCCTCGGTCAGAAGATTGTCTCCGCGATGGTGGACTACCGGAACGTCTACCCGCTCGAAACACGGGAGACGGCCGCCACCCTGGAAGCCGCCGATGAATTCCGCAAGATGTTGACGACACTGCGCAATGACGATCTGCCCCGCTTCGAGAGGCGGTTCAAGGAACTGCTCAACGAGAACACCATTCGCGAGGTCGCCAACTTCCAATCCCAGCTTCGTCGGGAACGGGAGGAAATCACCGAGCGTATCGAGACCATCAACCGGTCCTTGCGGAACATCGAGTTCAACCCCGGGCGCTTCATCCGCCTCGAGGCCGCGAATGCCACCGACGTGGAGGTGCGCGACTTCCAGCAAGACCTGAGGGCCTGCACCGAGGGGACGCTGACCGGCTCTGGCGACGAGACGTACTCGGAGAACAAGTTCCTCCAGGTGAAGAAAATCATCGAGCGCTTCCAGGGGCGAGAGGGCAGCAGCGACCTCGACCTGAAGTGGACCCGCAAGGTGACGGACGTGCGCAACTGGTTCACCTTCTCCGCGTCCGAGCGCTGGATCGAGGACGACCGCGAGCATGAGCACTACACCGACTCGGGCGGCAAATCGGGAGGCCAGAAGGAGAAGCTCGCCTATACGGTGCTCGCGGCCAGCCTGGCGTATCAGTTCGGTCTCGAGTGGGGCGAGAGCAGGTCGCGGTCGTTCCGCTTCGTGGTCATCGACGAGGCCTTCGGCCGGGGCTCGGACGACTCGGCAGCATATGGCCTGGAGCTCTTCCAGAAGCTGAATCTGCAGCTCCTGGTGGTAACGCCTCTGCAGAAGATTCACGTCATCGAGCCGTATGTGGCGAACGTAGGCTTCGTGTCGAACACCGATGGGCAGAGCTCCAAGCTACGCAATCTCACCATCGAGCAGTTTCGCGAGGAGAAGGCGCGAAGGAGCGCGTGA
- a CDS encoding DUF3322 domain-containing protein: MSASNWSTPEELVEQLERMWDRGEILRASLTGEALFPKQLRVRRPSTKELGERFEDARRWIRQLEEDSRARGYLLEFEEVVHRQLGRNRVPGRVVVPTEADALRIIGKTQDAERFHTLREVIVDAFPSLETWVHARPLKVVELAAHWEGLLAVLRWFSRNPCSGLFRRQLEIEGVDTKFIEHHRQVLTELLELTLPPEQILSERGTSFDRRFGLREKPFIVRFRLLDETQFIQGFSDLAVPLSDLARLELPVDDVIVTENEVNGLALPPRPRTMVVFGQGYALERLGEVPWLASRRVLYWGDIDTHGFTMLDRFRAHFPRARSLLMDRETLLAHRSMWVVEETQSTEALTRLNDDERLLLRELLRGALGERVRLEQERIGFQFVRGALERAR, translated from the coding sequence ATGTCCGCCTCGAACTGGAGCACGCCCGAGGAACTGGTGGAGCAGCTGGAGCGGATGTGGGATCGTGGAGAGATTCTGCGAGCCTCACTGACGGGTGAGGCGCTATTTCCGAAGCAGCTGCGAGTCCGCAGACCGAGCACGAAGGAACTGGGGGAGCGATTCGAGGACGCCCGTCGGTGGATTCGCCAGCTGGAGGAAGACAGCCGGGCACGCGGCTACCTGCTCGAGTTCGAGGAGGTGGTGCACCGCCAGCTCGGCCGTAATCGGGTGCCCGGGCGTGTCGTGGTGCCGACCGAGGCCGATGCCCTCCGCATCATTGGTAAGACGCAGGACGCTGAGCGCTTCCATACGCTGCGCGAGGTGATTGTCGACGCATTTCCCAGCCTCGAAACGTGGGTGCACGCACGCCCTCTGAAGGTGGTGGAGCTCGCGGCGCACTGGGAGGGACTCCTGGCGGTCCTGCGCTGGTTCTCCCGCAATCCGTGCTCGGGCCTCTTTCGCCGCCAGCTCGAGATTGAAGGGGTGGATACCAAGTTCATCGAGCACCATCGGCAGGTGCTCACGGAGCTTCTGGAATTGACGCTTCCTCCCGAGCAGATCCTCTCCGAGCGGGGTACCTCGTTCGACCGGCGCTTCGGGCTCCGGGAAAAGCCCTTCATCGTGCGCTTTCGCCTGCTGGATGAGACGCAGTTCATCCAGGGGTTTTCGGACCTGGCGGTGCCACTCTCGGACCTGGCGAGGCTGGAGCTCCCGGTGGACGACGTCATCGTCACGGAGAATGAGGTGAACGGGCTCGCGCTGCCGCCGCGCCCACGGACAATGGTCGTCTTCGGCCAGGGCTACGCGCTCGAGAGGCTCGGTGAGGTGCCGTGGCTCGCCTCACGCAGGGTTCTCTATTGGGGGGACATCGACACGCATGGTTTCACGATGCTCGACCGGTTTCGCGCGCATTTTCCCAGAGCGCGCTCGCTGCTGATGGACCGCGAGACGTTGCTCGCGCATCGGAGCATGTGGGTGGTCGAAGAGACGCAGAGCACCGAAGCGCTCACTCGGTTGAATGATGACGAGCGCCTGCTTCTTCGCGAACTGTTGCGTGGCGCGCTCGGCGAGCGGGTTCGCCTCGAGCAGGAGCGAATCGGATTCCAGTTCGTCCGTGGAGCCCTCGAGCGAGCCCGATGA
- a CDS encoding excinuclease ATPase subunit, whose protein sequence is MKKTLRLLLLALTLSSPALARDTVLHLPLADVLEMPEAKGKLDGSVKFYLAGQKTPKVLDTLKSDVSNKKTNSVGKTDEFGCKWAALSALIALQESAKKSGANAVVDIVSYYKKSEYKSATAYECHAGTFVVGVSLKGTYAKVAR, encoded by the coding sequence ATGAAGAAGACGCTGCGCCTGTTGCTGCTCGCGCTCACCCTCTCCAGCCCCGCCCTGGCACGCGACACCGTGCTCCACCTGCCGCTCGCCGACGTGCTGGAGATGCCCGAGGCGAAGGGGAAGCTTGATGGCTCGGTGAAGTTCTACCTGGCGGGGCAGAAGACGCCGAAGGTGCTCGACACCCTGAAGAGTGACGTCAGCAACAAGAAGACCAACAGCGTGGGGAAGACGGACGAGTTCGGCTGCAAGTGGGCCGCCCTCTCCGCGCTGATCGCCCTGCAGGAGTCGGCGAAGAAGTCCGGCGCCAACGCCGTGGTCGACATCGTCAGCTACTACAAGAAGAGCGAGTACAAGAGCGCCACCGCGTACGAGTGCCACGCGGGCACGTTCGTCGTTGGCGTCTCCCTCAAGGGGACATACGCGAAGGTCGCCCGGTAA
- a CDS encoding beta-ketoacyl-ACP synthase — MKRVVVTGIGAISPLGHDWKSVEARLRSLRNAVQVMEEWKQYQGLNTWLGAPAAPFELPAQLYSRKNTRSMGRVALMATRASELALADAGLLGEPLVKSGRLGISYGSSAGTPSSLGDFGRMVTEKTTEGINATTYLRMMSHTAAVNIGVFFGITGRIITTSSACTSGSQGIGYAYEAIKLGRQVAMLAGGAEELDATGAAVFDTLFATSTKHNDTPEQSPRPFHSQRDGLVLGEGACTLVLEELEHARARGAKIHAELIGYGTNSDGRHVTQPSSDTMAQAMRLALEDAAIPPSEIAYVNAHGTATDHGDLAESVATHSVFGEGIAISSLKSYMGHTLGACGALEAWMTLEMMRSGWFAPTLHLAPGQVDPRCAPLDYLMGEGRDIQTDTVMSNNFAFGGINTSLIFRRWA; from the coding sequence ATGAAGAGGGTCGTCGTTACCGGCATCGGCGCCATCAGCCCCCTGGGCCACGACTGGAAGTCGGTGGAGGCGAGGCTGAGGTCGCTCCGCAACGCCGTGCAGGTGATGGAGGAGTGGAAGCAGTACCAGGGCCTGAACACGTGGCTCGGCGCGCCCGCCGCTCCCTTCGAGCTGCCCGCGCAGCTCTACTCCCGCAAGAACACGCGCAGCATGGGACGGGTGGCGCTGATGGCCACGCGCGCCAGTGAGCTCGCGCTCGCGGACGCGGGACTCCTGGGAGAGCCGCTGGTGAAGAGCGGCCGGTTGGGCATCTCCTACGGCTCCTCCGCGGGGACTCCTTCCAGCCTGGGGGACTTCGGCCGGATGGTGACGGAGAAGACCACCGAGGGCATCAACGCCACGACGTACCTGCGGATGATGTCCCACACGGCCGCGGTGAACATCGGCGTCTTCTTTGGCATCACGGGACGCATCATCACCACCTCCAGCGCGTGTACCTCGGGCAGCCAGGGTATCGGCTATGCCTACGAGGCCATCAAGCTGGGACGGCAGGTGGCCATGCTCGCGGGGGGCGCCGAGGAGCTCGACGCCACCGGAGCGGCCGTGTTCGACACCTTGTTCGCCACGAGCACGAAGCACAACGACACGCCGGAGCAGAGCCCCCGGCCCTTCCACTCGCAGCGGGATGGACTGGTGCTGGGAGAAGGCGCCTGCACCCTGGTGCTGGAGGAGTTGGAGCACGCCCGGGCGCGAGGCGCGAAGATCCACGCAGAGCTCATCGGCTATGGGACCAACAGCGATGGCCGGCACGTCACCCAGCCCAGCTCGGACACCATGGCCCAGGCCATGCGGCTGGCGCTGGAGGACGCGGCGATTCCCCCCTCGGAGATCGCCTACGTGAACGCCCACGGCACGGCCACGGATCATGGAGACCTCGCGGAGAGCGTGGCCACGCACTCTGTCTTCGGAGAGGGCATCGCCATCTCGTCGCTGAAGAGCTACATGGGCCACACGCTGGGGGCCTGCGGCGCGCTGGAGGCATGGATGACCCTCGAGATGATGCGCTCGGGCTGGTTCGCCCCGACACTGCACCTCGCCCCCGGGCAGGTGGATCCCCGCTGCGCTCCTCTGGACTACCTCATGGGAGAAGGTCGCGACATCCAGACCGACACCGTGATGAGCAACAACTTCGCCTTTGGCGGCATCAACACCTCGTTGATCTTCCGCCGATGGGCCTGA